The following DNA comes from Streptomyces sp. NBC_00273.
ACCAGCGGCGCAGGGACTCCGGCAGGGACACGTAGGAGAGTTCGAACGCCGCGTGGACCGCGGTGAACAGGTCGTCCGTCTCGACCGGCAGTTCCCGGAACGCCCCGGCCTCCTGCAACTCCACACAGAGCTGGGCGATCCCGACCCGGGGATGCTCCTCCAGACGGGCCGCGAGCAGCCGGATCGCCAGGGGCAGGCCTCCGCACTGCCGGTTCAGCGCCCGCGCGGCCAGCGGTTCGGCATCCGCCCGCCCGCTGCGCAGCAGCCGGGACAGCAGGGTGAGCGCCTCGTCCTCACCGAGCACGTTGAGGTCGAGCCGCGGCACGCCGTCCCGGGCCACCAGCCCCGGCAGGGTGTCGCGACTGGTGACGAGGACCGCACAGCCGGCCGCGCCCGGAACGAGCGGCCGGATCTGGCTCTCCTCGCGGGCGTTGTCCAGCACGATCAGCATCCGCCGGTCCGACAGCAGGGTGCGGTACAGGTTCGCGGCTTCGTCGAGGGACCGGGGGAGCTCCCCGTCGGGAACGCCCAGGGCGCGCAAGAACGAGGCGAGGGCCTCTTGCGGGTGCAGCGGCCGCCGGTCGGCGTACCCGTGCAGGTCGACGTACAGCTGCCCGTCCGGGAAACGTTCGCGCACCCGGTGCGCCCAGCGCACGGCCAGCGCCGTCTTGCCCACCCCGGGGAAACCGGTGACCAGCACGGCCGGGACCTGCCCGACCCGCTCGCCGGTGGGCAGGAGCAGCCGGTCCAGCCGTTTCAACTCGGCGGCACGGCCGACGAAGCCCGTGCTCGCCGCCGGCGTCTGGGACGGCCGGGGCCTCGGCGGGGGCGCGGCCGGCCGGACCGGGGGCGCGGCCGGCCCGTCGAACGCGGCCCACGCGGCCGCCGGTCCCGTCCGCGGCCACGGCAGCTGTTGGTGCAGGATCCGCAGGTGGGCGCGGCGCAGTTCGTCACCCGGCTGGACCCCGAGCTCCCGGTCGAGCCTGCGGGCCACCTCGGAATAGATCTTCAAGGCCTCCCGCTGCTCCCCGCAGCTCGCCAGCACCAGCATCAGCCGCGCCTGGAGCCCCTCGTGCAGCGGTTCTTCCTCCGTGGCACCGCGCAGGGCCCCCAGCACCCGCTCGGGCCGCCGCACCTGGAGGGAGAGGTCCGTGTAGAGCAGCAGGCTCTCGACCCGCTGCCGGGCGGCCGCCATGGCGGCGGGATGGTGCGGCAGCAGCGGCTCGCCGGCCAGCAGCGGGCCGCGCCAGCAGCCGTAGGCGCGTTCGGCCAGCTCGTGGGCGGCTTCCGCGTCCCCGGCCCCGTGCGCCTGCCGCGCCCGTGCCCACAGGTCCTGGAACTGGGTCAGGTCGACCTGGTCGCGCTCCAGTTCCAGCACGTAGCCCGTGTGCGTGCGCGCCAGGAACGAGGGGGCCGGTGCCCCCGCCGGGCCGCCGGGGAGCAGCAGCACCCGACGTGCCTGGCTGACGTAGGTGTGCACCAGGTTCTGGTACGAACGCGGCGGGTCCTTCGGCCACAGCGCGTGGGTGATCTCCCCCAGGCCGGCCGCCTCGGGGTACCGCAGGGCGAGCAGGGCCAGCAGGCGCCGCACCTTCGCCGCGTGGACGTGGGTCTCGACGCCGCGGTACCGGACGGACAGCGGGCCGAGGATGCCGATGTGGAGCCGCTCGCTCCCCGGCCGTACGGCCTCACGCGCGGGCGGCGCCAACTGCCGTGCGGTGTCCGCGTCGAGGCCCAGCACGCGGGCCAGCAGCCGCACGGTCCGCGTCTGGGGCCGGTGCACCCGGCCGTGCTCGATGTCCCGCAGGACCCGCACGCTCACCCCGGCGCGTTCCGCCAGCTCGCGCTGCGTCAGTCCCTCCCGTCCCCGGAACGAGAGGAGCCGTTCACCGAACGACCAACTGCCTCCGCTTAAGTCTTCGTCCGCGGTCGCCGTGCCGCGGACGGGGTTCCCCATCATGTCCGGAATGCGGGTGCGACAGAAAGGAAGGCAAAAAGAAAATGTCTTGTGAATCGTTTTTCCATTGCTGTGCGCAGAACGGTCGCCACCACGCCTCCCCCGAGACCTCGCCGGATCTTGAGCATCCGAGCCGTGAGCGATCAACCGAGCACCCACAGCTCGCTCGCAACTCTAGCTTCGCGGTGCGACCACTGGTCAAGGGGCTCGCCCCCTTTGTTCCGAACCGGTCACATCGCACCCCTTGCACCTCCGACTTTCGGAATCCCGCGCATATCGGCCAGTTGGCGAGAAATGGCCAGTCCGGCCAGGGAGCGCGGGAACACGATCTCCATCGGGCCCCGAGAAGATCACGCGGACGCGTCCGATATGCGGATGACATAAAGGGAACCGAATATCGCACCGAATGCGAATGGCAGGCAAAGTAAAAGAACTTTCGGGTGAGGTGCAACGTTCTCACTCGGCCCGGTGTTCACAAGGGGGATGGACGAGACGACTCTGCCACTGACGGAACTGCTCGCGACCGACCTGGACGACGGGTTCACCGAACTCGTGCGCACCCAGGCCGGCACCGTGCGTTCCGTCCTGCTGCGCCTCTCCGGCTCCGCGCGGGACGCCGACGACCTGGGCCAGGAAACGTTCCTGCGCGCCTACTCCGCCCTGCGCGACTACCCGCCCGAGCGCCGCGGGCAGCTCCAGCCGCGCGCCTGGCTGCTGACCATCGCCGCGAACGTGTGGCGCAACCACGTCCGCACCCTGAGCCGGCGGCCCGGAGTCGCCGACGGCATCGAAGTGACGGCCATCGAGGTCCCGGACGGCTCCCCCGGGCCGGAGCAGCGCGCGCTCGACGGGGCGCGCCGGGCCCGGCTGGTGGCCGCACTGTCCGGGCTGCCGGACCACCACCGACTGCCCGTGGTCCTGCGGCACATCGGCGAGCTGAGCTACCAGGAGGTGGCCGGGATCCTGGACTGCCCGGTCGGCACGGTGAAGGCCCAGGTGTCGCGGGGGCTCGCCGCCCTGCGCGCGGAGCCCGGCCTGGCCGCCGACCGCACGACGTACGGAGCGGCCGGGGGAACGACGGCGAAGACGGCACGCGAAGCGGCCCGGAAGGAAAGGAAGGAGGCGACGGGATGAGACTGCCGGACGAGTTGGACACGTTGCGCGAGGCGGCACCCGCGGGGTTCGCGGCGCGCGTGCTGGACCGCGTCGGCGTTCCGGCACATCGCTACGACTGCTACGTGCGGGCCGACTCCCCGGTCGGCCCCCTCTACGTCGCCCACGGGCGGGGCGCGGTGACCGGCGCCGCCGCCACGGACTGGTACGCCGACGACCGGGCGTTCGAGGACGCCTACCGGGCCCGGACCGGGCGGTCGGCGCTCTCCGGGATCAAGCCCCCGCCGGGTCTGGCGCGGGCGCTGCGCGGCCGGGACCGGACCCTGCGCTACGCGTTCGGGCCGCTCGCCGACGAAGCGCGCGCCGTCCTGCAGGCGACCCGGGCCATCCCGTTCGGGCAGCTCCGTCCGGCGGCCTGGCTGGCCCGCGAGGCCGGAATGCCGGGTCTCGCACCCGAGGCGGTCGTGGCGGCGGTCCGGGCCAATCCCGTCCCCGTGCTCGTGCCCGCCCACCGGCTGTGCACGGACGACGGGCTCCCGGCGGACTGCGGGCTGCCGGCCGGGTTCGAGCGGCGGCTGCGGGAGTGGGAGGGGGTGGACGCCGAGCGGGTGGAGCGGTTCGTACGGGCCGGCGCCCGGTTCCTGGGCAGCGGCACCACGCGGATCTTCTGCTACCCGACGTGCGCGCACGCGCGCCGCATCACCGCCCGCCACGAGGTGCCCTTCACCTCGGCCGACGAGGCGTCCGCCGCCGGGTTCCGGGGCTGCCTCAGCTGCCGGCCGGCCGTCGTCTGACCGCCGGCCGGCGAGCCGGTCCGGGCCGTCGACGCGCGCTCAGCGGTCGGCGGCGATCAGGTCGAGCAGGCCGGGGAAGCGCAGGTCCAGGTCCGCGCGGCGCAGCGTGGCCGCCCGGCTGTTGCCCCGGTCCACCTGCCGCACCAGGCCCGCCTCGCGCAGGATCCGGAAGTGGTGGGTGGTCGTCGACTTCGAGACCGGGAGGTTGGAGGAGGCGCAGGTGCGCGCCGTGCCCGCCGGCTCCCCCAGCAACTCGTCGACGGCCAGGCGCTGGAACTGGTCGACCCGGCCAGGGCGGGCATGGCGGCGGGCTTCCTCAACACCCTGCGGCTCGGCAGCGAGGCCATCGCCGTGGCGGCGTACGGATCGGTCCTCGCGACCGTGCTCCGCTCCCGCGTCGAGAACGGCATCGGCACGTACGCCGGCGCCGCGCGGGCGGACCGGGTCGCCGACCGGGCGGCGGGCGGCGACCTCGCCCGGGCCACCGAACTGTCCGGTGCGGCGGACGCCGAGGGCTTCACCCACTTCCTGGCCGGGGCCTACGACTCCGCCTTCCACAGCGTCCTGTGGGGACTCGCCGCGATCTGCGCCGTACTGTGCGCCGCGATCGCCGCCCTGCTGCGCGGCGGCCCCGCCAGGAGCGCCGCCTGACCCCCGCCGACGGGCATGAAAAATGCCCTCCGAGACTGCGTTTCCGCAGGTCGGAGGGCATTTATAAAGTGGAGCCTAGGAGATTCGAACTCCTGACATCTGCCTTGCAAAGGCAGCGCTCTACCAACTGAGCTAAGGCCCCATGGAAGTGGACGCACCCGTCCCGTGCGGGCGGTGTGGTCGTTCCGCAGAACAGAGTACCGGGTGTACCCCCTCATCTCGCAAAATGATAGGGACTCCCGCCGTGCGACCACTCTCCGTAAGATGCTCGCGAGGTTCGCACCAGCGAAGGGGAGTAGTAAGAGTGGACGCAGTACAACAAGAGGCCACGGCCAGAGCCAGAGAGCTTCAGCGCAGTTGGTACGGGGAGCCGCTGGGAGCGCTCTTCCGCCGGCTCATAGATGACCTCGGTTTGAACCAGGCCCGCCTCGCTGCCGTCCTCGGACTGTCGGCGCCCATGCTGTCCCAGCTGATGAGCGGCCAGCGCGCCAAGATCGGGAACCCGGCCGTGGTCCAGCGCGTCCAGGCCCTCCAGGATCTCGCCGGCCAGGTGGCCGACGGAAGCGTCAGCGCGGGGGAGGCCACCGACCGGATGGACGAGATCAAGAAGACCCAGGGGGGCTCCGTCCTCAGCAACAGCGGTCAGACCACCACCAGTTCCGGCGCGCCCACGGTCAAGCGGGTCGTCCGCGAGATCCAGTCGCTGCTGCGCTCGGTCTCCGCGGCCGGCGACATCATCGACGCGGCGAACACCCTCGCCCCCAGCCATCCGGAACTGGCAGAGTTCCTCCGGGTGTACGGCGCGGGCCGCACCGCCGACGCGGTCGCCCACTACGAGGCCCACCAGAACTGACACGCACGGGGCGGACGACGGGGGACGGGGGACGGGCGCAACGATGGGTGAGGTCTTCGCCGGTCGGTACGAGCTGATCGATCCGATCGGACGCGGTGGCGCGGGTGCCGTATGGCGGGCCTGGGACCACCGCCGTCGACGCTACGTGGCCGCGAAGGTCCTCCTGCAGAGCGACGCCCACACGCTCCTGCGGTTCGTACGGGAGCAGGCGCTGCGGATCGACCATCCGCACGTACTGGCTCCGGCCAGCTGGGCGGCCGACGACGACAAGGTCCTGTTCACCATGGACCTGGTCGGCGGCGGCTCGCTCGGCCATGTGATCGGGGACTACGGTCCCCTACCGCCCCGGTTCGTGTGCGGCCTGCTCGACCAGCTCCTGTCGGGGCTCGCGGCGGTGCACGCCGAGGGCGTGGTGCACCGCGACATCAAACCGGCCAACATCCTGATGGAGGCCACCGGAACCGGGCGGCCGCACCTGCGGCTGTCCGACTTCGGCATCTCCGTGCGCAAGGGCGAGCCCCGGCTGACCGAGACCGACCTCGTGGTCGGCACGCCGGGCTATTTCGCTCCCGAGCAACTACTGGGCGCCGAGCCCGACTTCCCCGCCGACCTCTTCGCCGTGGGGCTGGTCGCCCTGTACCTCCTCCAAGGCCGCAAGCCCGATTCCCGGGCGCTGGTGGAACACTTCCTCGCCCACGGCACCCCGGGCGCCCCCGAAGGCGTTCCCGCACCGCTCTGGGACGTCATCGCCGGCCTCCTGCAACCAGACCCCCAGAGCCGCTTCCGGACGGCCACAGGGGCGCGCAAGGCCCTTGTCGAGGCCGTGGAGCTGCTGCCGCCGCCCGCCCCGGACGAGGATCCGGTGGAGGTGTTCGACCAACTCGGCCCGCTGCCGCCCGGATTCGGCCCCCAGGGCCCGCCGAGCACGGCGGCCGGGGCCCCGCAGGCTCCCGCCGCCGATGCCCCGGCGCCGGCGGCCGCCGCCTCCGTGACGGTGCCCGCGGAGCCCGTCCGGACCGACCCGCGCGGTACGGCGCCGACCGCTCCGGTGGCCCTGCCCGCGCCGCCGGCCCCGTATCCGGCCGCTCCCGTCTCCCCGGGCTCCCCCGCCGTCCCGGCCCAGGTGCCCGCGTACGGGCCCTCGGAGACGGGCAGCTTCCACCTGCCGCCGCCGGCCGTGCCGGCCCCCTCGGCCCCCGCCGGGGCGCCGGTCCGGGCGGGCGGCGGGATCGCCCCGCCCCCGGCGAAGGCGGTGGCCTCCCTGCTCGCCGCGGCGCTGCTCTGCTTCGCGGTGGGCCTCTGGGCCCTCACCCAGCTGTAGGACCGCGCCCCCGCCGCCGCCCGAGCAGCGTCCAGCCGCCCAGCACCAGCAGCAGGACCGTCCCGGTGCCGAATCCGGCACCCGCCACGATCCGCATCGTGGAGTGCCGCTCGGCGGCCTCGGCGGCCTCCGGTGCGGTGAGCCCCTCCTTGGCCGCGGCCCGGTCCTCGTCGCCCACCCCGAAGCCTCCCGCGGCCGGACCCTCTTCGTACGCGGGTGCCTTGGCCGGCGTACCGGTGACGTCCAGCCGCAGGGTCAGCGGCACGGGCGCCGCGTCCTCGGTGAAATCGGCGACCTTCGCGCCCATGGTCACCACGACGTAGTACCAACCCGCGACGGAGACGGGCTGCACGCTCGATGCACCCGCGAAACGGTTCTCGTACGTGACGGGCGGGGTCTTCTCCAGGGTGATCCCGGCCTGCTTGCCGTCGTACGAGGTGTCCTTGTCGGAGATCAGGCCCCGGTAGGGGCTGTAGAGGGAGACGGCGAGCCCGCCCGACGCCGAACCGTAGTTCTTCGTCATCTTCGCGGCGGCCAGCTCGGCGCCGAGCCCCAGCTGCTGCCCCCAGTCCAGCGGGACCCGGTAGAAGCGGGTCTGCCCGGGCCGCATCTCGTCGCGCCACACACCGGCGGCCAGCGCGCGGGCGTCGTTGAAACCGGTGCCGCCGCTGCGGGGCACCGCCTCGGTACCGGGCAGCACGGGGGCGCCCGAGGGCCAGCCGCTGGGCGCGGTGGTGGGGGCGCCCGTGCCGCGGCCGGGCTCCCGCTGGACCTTGAGCTCCAGCGGCCAGGGGCTCTGGTCGTAGCCCTTGGCCGAGGTCCGCGTGACCTTGGCGTAGTACACGCCCGCGGGCGCGCAGTCCTCGTCCTCGGCGCCCCGGCGGACGCCGGCGGCACCGATCGGGTAGGGGTCGTATCCGAAGTTCGCCCGGCCACCGCTCCGGGGGCAAGAGCGCCCGGCGGTGGTCATGATCTCCACGTCGATGCCGTCGCCGCCGGAAACCTTCGCGCCCGCCGCGGGGCGGACCACGGCGGAGACGTAGACGTCGGACCCGTCCTCGGCGAGGACGAGCCGGTACACGCGTTCCCCCGGCCCGAGCGTGTCCTCGTAGACGTTCCCGGCCTCGATCTGCGGGGCGTCGGCCGTGGAGGGCTTGCCCTCGATCGACTTGGCGCCGTCCGCGGCCCGGTAGGTCGGGAGGGGTCCCGGCGCGGCCCCGTCGGCGTACGCGACCCCCGGCGATCCCGCGGCCACGACCGTGACCAGGGCCGCCGCCCACGCCGTCGTCCGTCCCCGAACCATCACGCCCACCCCGAGTTTGCTCGCGCAAGCCAAATCTTTACATAACGGAAGTTTTCGTCACAGAGCAGCACAAAGCCCCGACCGCAGCGGCAGCCGGGGCTTCATGGGATCAGCCTTGGGTCTCACACACCGGAACCAGAGGGCACGGAGTCAGTTGCCTCCGTCCACAGGTCCTGCTCGGCGCGGTCCGCCTGGATCTGGCGGTACACGAGGAGCCCGCCGATGGCGGCCAGTGCGACCAGGAGCAGCTTCTTCACCGCGCGACCTCGTCTTTCGTTGACGTAGGGGACTTCTGGCGCCCAACAATACACACCGACCGATACCGATCGGTGACCTGGCGGTCCACCAACTGGCCCAACGAAGAAGACCCCCAGGCCTTGGCCTGGGGGTCTTCGACACTGTGGGGCTAACAGGATTTGAACCTGTGGCCTCATCCTTATCAGGGATGCGCTCTAACCAACTGAGCTATAGCCCCATCCGCGCTGCGCGCTGACTCCTGAAGATTAGCGCACAGACCCGGTCAGGCCAAAATCCGTTGTCCGGGGGCGTCTGCGCAGGTCATCCGACCCGTCGCAGGCGCCCGAACAGAGGGCCTACTCGTCCTCGGCGAGGGTGAGCTCCACACCGCCGACGAAGCCCGCCGACAGGTTGTAGATGAACGCACCCAGCGTCGCCAGTGCCGTCGCCAGCACCACGTCGATCACC
Coding sequences within:
- a CDS encoding serine/threonine-protein kinase, producing MGEVFAGRYELIDPIGRGGAGAVWRAWDHRRRRYVAAKVLLQSDAHTLLRFVREQALRIDHPHVLAPASWAADDDKVLFTMDLVGGGSLGHVIGDYGPLPPRFVCGLLDQLLSGLAAVHAEGVVHRDIKPANILMEATGTGRPHLRLSDFGISVRKGEPRLTETDLVVGTPGYFAPEQLLGAEPDFPADLFAVGLVALYLLQGRKPDSRALVEHFLAHGTPGAPEGVPAPLWDVIAGLLQPDPQSRFRTATGARKALVEAVELLPPPAPDEDPVEVFDQLGPLPPGFGPQGPPSTAAGAPQAPAADAPAPAAAASVTVPAEPVRTDPRGTAPTAPVALPAPPAPYPAAPVSPGSPAVPAQVPAYGPSETGSFHLPPPAVPAPSAPAGAPVRAGGGIAPPPAKAVASLLAAALLCFAVGLWALTQL
- a CDS encoding BTAD domain-containing putative transcriptional regulator, with amino-acid sequence MMGNPVRGTATADEDLSGGSWSFGERLLSFRGREGLTQRELAERAGVSVRVLRDIEHGRVHRPQTRTVRLLARVLGLDADTARQLAPPAREAVRPGSERLHIGILGPLSVRYRGVETHVHAAKVRRLLALLALRYPEAAGLGEITHALWPKDPPRSYQNLVHTYVSQARRVLLLPGGPAGAPAPSFLARTHTGYVLELERDQVDLTQFQDLWARARQAHGAGDAEAAHELAERAYGCWRGPLLAGEPLLPHHPAAMAAARQRVESLLLYTDLSLQVRRPERVLGALRGATEEEPLHEGLQARLMLVLASCGEQREALKIYSEVARRLDRELGVQPGDELRRAHLRILHQQLPWPRTGPAAAWAAFDGPAAPPVRPAAPPPRPRPSQTPAASTGFVGRAAELKRLDRLLLPTGERVGQVPAVLVTGFPGVGKTALAVRWAHRVRERFPDGQLYVDLHGYADRRPLHPQEALASFLRALGVPDGELPRSLDEAANLYRTLLSDRRMLIVLDNAREESQIRPLVPGAAGCAVLVTSRDTLPGLVARDGVPRLDLNVLGEDEALTLLSRLLRSGRADAEPLAARALNRQCGGLPLAIRLLAARLEEHPRVGIAQLCVELQEAGAFRELPVETDDLFTAVHAAFELSYVSLPESLRRWFRLFARTEGRLVSGYAMADLAGTTPLEATRALRRLVGVSLLRECAPNRFSLPAPLLRYARRLALGEDAQCPLRSV
- a CDS encoding MGMT family protein, whose translation is MRLPDELDTLREAAPAGFAARVLDRVGVPAHRYDCYVRADSPVGPLYVAHGRGAVTGAAATDWYADDRAFEDAYRARTGRSALSGIKPPPGLARALRGRDRTLRYAFGPLADEARAVLQATRAIPFGQLRPAAWLAREAGMPGLAPEAVVAAVRANPVPVLVPAHRLCTDDGLPADCGLPAGFERRLREWEGVDAERVERFVRAGARFLGSGTTRIFCYPTCAHARRITARHEVPFTSADEASAAGFRGCLSCRPAVV
- a CDS encoding RNA polymerase sigma factor — translated: MDETTLPLTELLATDLDDGFTELVRTQAGTVRSVLLRLSGSARDADDLGQETFLRAYSALRDYPPERRGQLQPRAWLLTIAANVWRNHVRTLSRRPGVADGIEVTAIEVPDGSPGPEQRALDGARRARLVAALSGLPDHHRLPVVLRHIGELSYQEVAGILDCPVGTVKAQVSRGLAALRAEPGLAADRTTYGAAGGTTAKTAREAARKERKEATG
- a CDS encoding helix-turn-helix domain-containing protein — protein: MDAVQQEATARARELQRSWYGEPLGALFRRLIDDLGLNQARLAAVLGLSAPMLSQLMSGQRAKIGNPAVVQRVQALQDLAGQVADGSVSAGEATDRMDEIKKTQGGSVLSNSGQTTTSSGAPTVKRVVREIQSLLRSVSAAGDIIDAANTLAPSHPELAEFLRVYGAGRTADAVAHYEAHQN
- a CDS encoding DLW-39 family protein, with translation MKKLLLVALAAIGGLLVYRQIQADRAEQDLWTEATDSVPSGSGV